From Salvelinus fontinalis isolate EN_2023a chromosome 30, ASM2944872v1, whole genome shotgun sequence, one genomic window encodes:
- the LOC129828760 gene encoding mismatch repair endonuclease PMS2-like isoform X2, producing MTSQLDPIAGIFSGSEPAGTIKAIDRHSVHQICSGQVVLTLATAVKELVENSIDAGATNVDIKLKDSGTELVEVSDNGKGVEEVNFEGLTLKHHTSKLKDFSDLIHVETFGFRGEALSSLCALSDLSVVTCHEAAQVGTKLVFDHNGHLTQRSPHPRQQGTTVSLSQLFYTLPVRHKEFQRNIKKEYTKMIHVLQSYCIVSTGVRITCTNQTGQGKRTPVLCTSGKQSMRDNIGAIFGPKQLQSLLLFQQLSPTDNIKEDYGLSNADLPKDLFTISGFVSRGDHGVGRSATDRQFFYINNRPCDPSKVSKVVNEVYHMFNRHQYPFVALNITVASECVDVNVTPDKRQIFLQEEKLLLAIMKSSLIAMYETGVNKISLNHMSYSTTSKHTLQDSYRPAEPPSDMEGCQFPSSEMAPEAGDDSESVIPSPQPFLNLAGLKTAFSMHNSPGSGCKSSTTKAANTGPTQKKLQSFFGGSDKSQNTHGPSLQSPLKSSRGAVKCSPVGRSVLEGFRYGRTPDSDVDSGRESVLSELSSPTATPESLYATTGSEFNSPDITVDDEPIIKSEALDEPFNEECTVAKHFDRPIEQRISETSVEMSFSPNAKKAKLEDGQFSSEYKTTHSASSEGSSGSNVDAPVCVQKRAVPLQFSVQELFGRVRRLQEQRREKAEDGLRYRRFRAKISPGENQSAEDELKKEICKDSFKDMEIIGQFNLGFIITKLNSDIFMIDQHATDEKYNFEMLQQHTALQGQRLIVPQNLHLTAVSENVLMENLEIFRKNGFDFLIDEEAQVMERVKLVSLPTSKNWTFGPGDIEELIFMLSDSPGVMCRPSRVRQMFASRACRKSVMIGTALSTSEMKKLVVHMGEIEQPWNCPHGRPTMRHLANLNIISED from the exons ATGACGTCGCAACTGGACCCTATTGCAGGTATATTCAGTGG CTCTGAACCAGCTGGAACCATCAAGGCCATTGACAGGCACTCTGTGCATCAGATCTGCTCTGGACAAGTTGTGTTGACCCTGGCTACAGCTGTCAAGGAACTGGTTGAAAACAGTATTGATGCAGGGGCCACCAATGTTG ACATTAAATTGAAGGACAGCGGAACAGAGCTTGTGGAAGTGTCTGACAACGGCAAAGGAGTGGAAGAGGTTAATTTTGAAGGACTAA CCTTGAAGCACCACACATCGAAGCTGAAGGATTTCTCTGACCTTATCCACGTGGAAACATTTGGCTTCCGAGGGGAAGCCCTCAGCTCTCTTTGTGCCCTCAG TGACCTCAGTGTTGTGACCTGTCATGAGGCTGCCCAGGTGGGCACCAAGCTGGTGTTTGACCACAACGGTCACCTGACCCAACGGTCACCCCACCCCAGGCAGCAGGGCACCACGGTCAGCCTGTCGCAGCTCTTCTACACCCTGCCCGTCCGACACAAGGAATTCCAACGCAACATCAAAAAG GAATACACCAAGATGATTCACGTGCTCCAGTCCTACTGCATCGTCTCTACAGGGGTTCGTATCACCTGCACCAACCAGACGGGACAGGGCAAACGCACCCCGGTCCTCTGCACCAGCGGCAAACAGAGCATGAGGGACAACATTGGAGCCATATTTGGCCCCAAACAGTTGCAGAGTCTGCTTCTATTCCAGCAGCTCTCCCCAACAGACAACATCAAGGAGGATTATGGACTGAGTAATGCAGACCTACCCAAAGACCTCTTCACAATCTCCGGTTTTGTGTCGCGAGGGGATCATGGTGTCGGGAGAAgtgccacagacagacagttctTTTACATCAACAACCGACCGTGTGATCCTTCTAAGGTCTCCAAGGTTGTGAATGAAGTGTATCACATGTTTAACAGACATCAGTATCCATTTGTTGCATTGAACATCACTGTTGCCTCAGAGTGTGTGGATGTGAATGTCACTCCAGACAAGCGTCAGATCTTCCTCCAGGAGGAGAAGCTCCTGCTAGCCATCATGAAAAGCTCTCTCATCGCCATGTACGAGACTGGAGTCAACAAGATCAGCCTGAACCACATGTCCTACTCCACCACCAGTAAACACACTTTACAAGATTCCTACAGACCAGCAGAGCCTCCATCTGATATGGAAGGATGCCAGTTTCCATCATCTGAGATGGCTCCTGAAGCTGGAGATGATTCAGAATCTGTTATACCAAGCCCCCAGCCTTTTCTCAACTTGGCTGGATTGAAGACTGCTTTCTCCATGCACAACAGCCCAGGCAGTGGGTGCAAGTCGAGCACTACTAAAGCTGCTAACACTGGTCCAACCCAGAAGAAACTGCAGTCTTTCTTCGGAGGCTCTGACAAGAGTCAGAACACACACGGGCCAAGTTTGCAATCTCCTTTGAAATCCAGTcgaggtgcagtgaaatgttccCCTGTGGGGAGGTCTGTGCTGGAGGGGTTCAGGTATGGAAGGACGCCGGACAGCGACGTAGACTCTGGCAGAGAGAGCGTCCTGTCAGAGCTCAGCTCCCCCACAGCCACCCCAGAGAGTCTCTATGCTACTACAGGGTCAGAGTTCaactcaccagacatcacagtAGATGACGAACCCATTATAAAAAGCGAGGCACTCGATGAACCTTTCAATGAGGAATGCACAGTTGCTAAGCACTTCGACCGGCCGATTGAACAACGTATTTCAGAGACGTCTGTGGAGATGAGCTTCAGTCCCAACGCCAAGAAGGCCAAACTAGAGGATGGTCAGTTCTCCTCGGAGTACAAGACCACACATTCAGCCAGTTCTGAAGGATCCTCTGGGTCTAATGTGGACGCACCAGTCTGTGTACAGAAGAGGGCAGTGCCACTGCAGTTCTCTGTACAGGAGCTGTTTGGGAGGGTGAGAAGGCTACAGGAACAGCGTAGAGAGAAGGCTGAAGACGGGCTGCGCTACAGACGCTTCAGAGCCAAAATCAGCCCTGGAGAGAATCAGAGTGCTGAGGATGAGCTGAAGAAAGAGATATG CAAAGACAGTTTTAAGGACATGGAGATAATCGGACAGTTTAACCTGGGCTTCATCATAACTAAGCTCAACTCTGACATCTTCATGATAGACCAGCACGCCACCGACGAGAAGTACAACTTCGAGATGCTTCAACAACACACTGCACTGCAAGGACAGAGACTCATTGT TCCACAGAATCTCCACCTCACAGCAGTCAGCGAGAACGTTCTCATGGAGAACCTTGAGATCTTCAGAAAGAATGGCTTTGATTTCCTCATAGATGAAGAGG CCCAGGTGATGGAGCGGGTGAAGCTGGTGTCCCTGCCAACCAGTAAGAACTGGACATTTGGTCCGGGGGACATCGAGGAGCTCATCTTCATGTTGAGTGACAGCCCAGGGGTCATGTGTCGGCCGTCTCGTGTCAGGCAGATGTTCGCCTCCAGGGCCTGCAGGAAGTCG GTGATGATCGGGACTGCTCTGAGCACCAGTGAGATGAAGAAGCTTGTGGTTCATATGGGGGAGATAGAGCAGCCTTGGAACTGTCCACATGGCAGACCCACTATGAGGCACCTTGCAAACTTGAACATCATCTCAGAAGACTGA
- the LOC129828760 gene encoding mismatch repair endonuclease PMS2-like isoform X3: MTDASSEPAGTIKAIDRHSVHQICSGQVVLTLATAVKELVENSIDAGATNVDIKLKDSGTELVEVSDNGKGVEEVNFEGLTLKHHTSKLKDFSDLIHVETFGFRGEALSSLCALSDLSVVTCHEAAQVGTKLVFDHNGHLTQRSPHPRQQGTTVSLSQLFYTLPVRHKEFQRNIKKEYTKMIHVLQSYCIVSTGVRITCTNQTGQGKRTPVLCTSGKQSMRDNIGAIFGPKQLQSLLLFQQLSPTDNIKEDYGLSNADLPKDLFTISGFVSRGDHGVGRSATDRQFFYINNRPCDPSKVSKVVNEVYHMFNRHQYPFVALNITVASECVDVNVTPDKRQIFLQEEKLLLAIMKSSLIAMYETGVNKISLNHMSYSTTSKHTLQDSYRPAEPPSDMEGCQFPSSEMAPEAGDDSESVIPSPQPFLNLAGLKTAFSMHNSPGSGCKSSTTKAANTGPTQKKLQSFFGGSDKSQNTHGPSLQSPLKSSRGAVKCSPVGRSVLEGFRYGRTPDSDVDSGRESVLSELSSPTATPESLYATTGSEFNSPDITVDDEPIIKSEALDEPFNEECTVAKHFDRPIEQRISETSVEMSFSPNAKKAKLEDGQFSSEYKTTHSASSEGSSGSNVDAPVCVQKRAVPLQFSVQELFGRVRRLQEQRREKAEDGLRYRRFRAKISPGENQSAEDELKKEICKDSFKDMEIIGQFNLGFIITKLNSDIFMIDQHATDEKYNFEMLQQHTALQGQRLIVPQNLHLTAVSENVLMENLEIFRKNGFDFLIDEEAQVMERVKLVSLPTSKNWTFGPGDIEELIFMLSDSPGVMCRPSRVRQMFASRACRKSVMIGTALSTSEMKKLVVHMGEIEQPWNCPHGRPTMRHLANLNIISED, translated from the exons ATGACGGATGCAAG CTCTGAACCAGCTGGAACCATCAAGGCCATTGACAGGCACTCTGTGCATCAGATCTGCTCTGGACAAGTTGTGTTGACCCTGGCTACAGCTGTCAAGGAACTGGTTGAAAACAGTATTGATGCAGGGGCCACCAATGTTG ACATTAAATTGAAGGACAGCGGAACAGAGCTTGTGGAAGTGTCTGACAACGGCAAAGGAGTGGAAGAGGTTAATTTTGAAGGACTAA CCTTGAAGCACCACACATCGAAGCTGAAGGATTTCTCTGACCTTATCCACGTGGAAACATTTGGCTTCCGAGGGGAAGCCCTCAGCTCTCTTTGTGCCCTCAG TGACCTCAGTGTTGTGACCTGTCATGAGGCTGCCCAGGTGGGCACCAAGCTGGTGTTTGACCACAACGGTCACCTGACCCAACGGTCACCCCACCCCAGGCAGCAGGGCACCACGGTCAGCCTGTCGCAGCTCTTCTACACCCTGCCCGTCCGACACAAGGAATTCCAACGCAACATCAAAAAG GAATACACCAAGATGATTCACGTGCTCCAGTCCTACTGCATCGTCTCTACAGGGGTTCGTATCACCTGCACCAACCAGACGGGACAGGGCAAACGCACCCCGGTCCTCTGCACCAGCGGCAAACAGAGCATGAGGGACAACATTGGAGCCATATTTGGCCCCAAACAGTTGCAGAGTCTGCTTCTATTCCAGCAGCTCTCCCCAACAGACAACATCAAGGAGGATTATGGACTGAGTAATGCAGACCTACCCAAAGACCTCTTCACAATCTCCGGTTTTGTGTCGCGAGGGGATCATGGTGTCGGGAGAAgtgccacagacagacagttctTTTACATCAACAACCGACCGTGTGATCCTTCTAAGGTCTCCAAGGTTGTGAATGAAGTGTATCACATGTTTAACAGACATCAGTATCCATTTGTTGCATTGAACATCACTGTTGCCTCAGAGTGTGTGGATGTGAATGTCACTCCAGACAAGCGTCAGATCTTCCTCCAGGAGGAGAAGCTCCTGCTAGCCATCATGAAAAGCTCTCTCATCGCCATGTACGAGACTGGAGTCAACAAGATCAGCCTGAACCACATGTCCTACTCCACCACCAGTAAACACACTTTACAAGATTCCTACAGACCAGCAGAGCCTCCATCTGATATGGAAGGATGCCAGTTTCCATCATCTGAGATGGCTCCTGAAGCTGGAGATGATTCAGAATCTGTTATACCAAGCCCCCAGCCTTTTCTCAACTTGGCTGGATTGAAGACTGCTTTCTCCATGCACAACAGCCCAGGCAGTGGGTGCAAGTCGAGCACTACTAAAGCTGCTAACACTGGTCCAACCCAGAAGAAACTGCAGTCTTTCTTCGGAGGCTCTGACAAGAGTCAGAACACACACGGGCCAAGTTTGCAATCTCCTTTGAAATCCAGTcgaggtgcagtgaaatgttccCCTGTGGGGAGGTCTGTGCTGGAGGGGTTCAGGTATGGAAGGACGCCGGACAGCGACGTAGACTCTGGCAGAGAGAGCGTCCTGTCAGAGCTCAGCTCCCCCACAGCCACCCCAGAGAGTCTCTATGCTACTACAGGGTCAGAGTTCaactcaccagacatcacagtAGATGACGAACCCATTATAAAAAGCGAGGCACTCGATGAACCTTTCAATGAGGAATGCACAGTTGCTAAGCACTTCGACCGGCCGATTGAACAACGTATTTCAGAGACGTCTGTGGAGATGAGCTTCAGTCCCAACGCCAAGAAGGCCAAACTAGAGGATGGTCAGTTCTCCTCGGAGTACAAGACCACACATTCAGCCAGTTCTGAAGGATCCTCTGGGTCTAATGTGGACGCACCAGTCTGTGTACAGAAGAGGGCAGTGCCACTGCAGTTCTCTGTACAGGAGCTGTTTGGGAGGGTGAGAAGGCTACAGGAACAGCGTAGAGAGAAGGCTGAAGACGGGCTGCGCTACAGACGCTTCAGAGCCAAAATCAGCCCTGGAGAGAATCAGAGTGCTGAGGATGAGCTGAAGAAAGAGATATG CAAAGACAGTTTTAAGGACATGGAGATAATCGGACAGTTTAACCTGGGCTTCATCATAACTAAGCTCAACTCTGACATCTTCATGATAGACCAGCACGCCACCGACGAGAAGTACAACTTCGAGATGCTTCAACAACACACTGCACTGCAAGGACAGAGACTCATTGT TCCACAGAATCTCCACCTCACAGCAGTCAGCGAGAACGTTCTCATGGAGAACCTTGAGATCTTCAGAAAGAATGGCTTTGATTTCCTCATAGATGAAGAGG CCCAGGTGATGGAGCGGGTGAAGCTGGTGTCCCTGCCAACCAGTAAGAACTGGACATTTGGTCCGGGGGACATCGAGGAGCTCATCTTCATGTTGAGTGACAGCCCAGGGGTCATGTGTCGGCCGTCTCGTGTCAGGCAGATGTTCGCCTCCAGGGCCTGCAGGAAGTCG GTGATGATCGGGACTGCTCTGAGCACCAGTGAGATGAAGAAGCTTGTGGTTCATATGGGGGAGATAGAGCAGCCTTGGAACTGTCCACATGGCAGACCCACTATGAGGCACCTTGCAAACTTGAACATCATCTCAGAAGACTGA
- the LOC129828760 gene encoding mismatch repair endonuclease PMS2-like isoform X1, translating into MTTLRDDVATGPYCSSEPAGTIKAIDRHSVHQICSGQVVLTLATAVKELVENSIDAGATNVDIKLKDSGTELVEVSDNGKGVEEVNFEGLTLKHHTSKLKDFSDLIHVETFGFRGEALSSLCALSDLSVVTCHEAAQVGTKLVFDHNGHLTQRSPHPRQQGTTVSLSQLFYTLPVRHKEFQRNIKKEYTKMIHVLQSYCIVSTGVRITCTNQTGQGKRTPVLCTSGKQSMRDNIGAIFGPKQLQSLLLFQQLSPTDNIKEDYGLSNADLPKDLFTISGFVSRGDHGVGRSATDRQFFYINNRPCDPSKVSKVVNEVYHMFNRHQYPFVALNITVASECVDVNVTPDKRQIFLQEEKLLLAIMKSSLIAMYETGVNKISLNHMSYSTTSKHTLQDSYRPAEPPSDMEGCQFPSSEMAPEAGDDSESVIPSPQPFLNLAGLKTAFSMHNSPGSGCKSSTTKAANTGPTQKKLQSFFGGSDKSQNTHGPSLQSPLKSSRGAVKCSPVGRSVLEGFRYGRTPDSDVDSGRESVLSELSSPTATPESLYATTGSEFNSPDITVDDEPIIKSEALDEPFNEECTVAKHFDRPIEQRISETSVEMSFSPNAKKAKLEDGQFSSEYKTTHSASSEGSSGSNVDAPVCVQKRAVPLQFSVQELFGRVRRLQEQRREKAEDGLRYRRFRAKISPGENQSAEDELKKEICKDSFKDMEIIGQFNLGFIITKLNSDIFMIDQHATDEKYNFEMLQQHTALQGQRLIVPQNLHLTAVSENVLMENLEIFRKNGFDFLIDEEAQVMERVKLVSLPTSKNWTFGPGDIEELIFMLSDSPGVMCRPSRVRQMFASRACRKSVMIGTALSTSEMKKLVVHMGEIEQPWNCPHGRPTMRHLANLNIISED; encoded by the exons ATGACTACTCTGAGAGATGACGTCGCAACTGGACCCTATTGCAG CTCTGAACCAGCTGGAACCATCAAGGCCATTGACAGGCACTCTGTGCATCAGATCTGCTCTGGACAAGTTGTGTTGACCCTGGCTACAGCTGTCAAGGAACTGGTTGAAAACAGTATTGATGCAGGGGCCACCAATGTTG ACATTAAATTGAAGGACAGCGGAACAGAGCTTGTGGAAGTGTCTGACAACGGCAAAGGAGTGGAAGAGGTTAATTTTGAAGGACTAA CCTTGAAGCACCACACATCGAAGCTGAAGGATTTCTCTGACCTTATCCACGTGGAAACATTTGGCTTCCGAGGGGAAGCCCTCAGCTCTCTTTGTGCCCTCAG TGACCTCAGTGTTGTGACCTGTCATGAGGCTGCCCAGGTGGGCACCAAGCTGGTGTTTGACCACAACGGTCACCTGACCCAACGGTCACCCCACCCCAGGCAGCAGGGCACCACGGTCAGCCTGTCGCAGCTCTTCTACACCCTGCCCGTCCGACACAAGGAATTCCAACGCAACATCAAAAAG GAATACACCAAGATGATTCACGTGCTCCAGTCCTACTGCATCGTCTCTACAGGGGTTCGTATCACCTGCACCAACCAGACGGGACAGGGCAAACGCACCCCGGTCCTCTGCACCAGCGGCAAACAGAGCATGAGGGACAACATTGGAGCCATATTTGGCCCCAAACAGTTGCAGAGTCTGCTTCTATTCCAGCAGCTCTCCCCAACAGACAACATCAAGGAGGATTATGGACTGAGTAATGCAGACCTACCCAAAGACCTCTTCACAATCTCCGGTTTTGTGTCGCGAGGGGATCATGGTGTCGGGAGAAgtgccacagacagacagttctTTTACATCAACAACCGACCGTGTGATCCTTCTAAGGTCTCCAAGGTTGTGAATGAAGTGTATCACATGTTTAACAGACATCAGTATCCATTTGTTGCATTGAACATCACTGTTGCCTCAGAGTGTGTGGATGTGAATGTCACTCCAGACAAGCGTCAGATCTTCCTCCAGGAGGAGAAGCTCCTGCTAGCCATCATGAAAAGCTCTCTCATCGCCATGTACGAGACTGGAGTCAACAAGATCAGCCTGAACCACATGTCCTACTCCACCACCAGTAAACACACTTTACAAGATTCCTACAGACCAGCAGAGCCTCCATCTGATATGGAAGGATGCCAGTTTCCATCATCTGAGATGGCTCCTGAAGCTGGAGATGATTCAGAATCTGTTATACCAAGCCCCCAGCCTTTTCTCAACTTGGCTGGATTGAAGACTGCTTTCTCCATGCACAACAGCCCAGGCAGTGGGTGCAAGTCGAGCACTACTAAAGCTGCTAACACTGGTCCAACCCAGAAGAAACTGCAGTCTTTCTTCGGAGGCTCTGACAAGAGTCAGAACACACACGGGCCAAGTTTGCAATCTCCTTTGAAATCCAGTcgaggtgcagtgaaatgttccCCTGTGGGGAGGTCTGTGCTGGAGGGGTTCAGGTATGGAAGGACGCCGGACAGCGACGTAGACTCTGGCAGAGAGAGCGTCCTGTCAGAGCTCAGCTCCCCCACAGCCACCCCAGAGAGTCTCTATGCTACTACAGGGTCAGAGTTCaactcaccagacatcacagtAGATGACGAACCCATTATAAAAAGCGAGGCACTCGATGAACCTTTCAATGAGGAATGCACAGTTGCTAAGCACTTCGACCGGCCGATTGAACAACGTATTTCAGAGACGTCTGTGGAGATGAGCTTCAGTCCCAACGCCAAGAAGGCCAAACTAGAGGATGGTCAGTTCTCCTCGGAGTACAAGACCACACATTCAGCCAGTTCTGAAGGATCCTCTGGGTCTAATGTGGACGCACCAGTCTGTGTACAGAAGAGGGCAGTGCCACTGCAGTTCTCTGTACAGGAGCTGTTTGGGAGGGTGAGAAGGCTACAGGAACAGCGTAGAGAGAAGGCTGAAGACGGGCTGCGCTACAGACGCTTCAGAGCCAAAATCAGCCCTGGAGAGAATCAGAGTGCTGAGGATGAGCTGAAGAAAGAGATATG CAAAGACAGTTTTAAGGACATGGAGATAATCGGACAGTTTAACCTGGGCTTCATCATAACTAAGCTCAACTCTGACATCTTCATGATAGACCAGCACGCCACCGACGAGAAGTACAACTTCGAGATGCTTCAACAACACACTGCACTGCAAGGACAGAGACTCATTGT TCCACAGAATCTCCACCTCACAGCAGTCAGCGAGAACGTTCTCATGGAGAACCTTGAGATCTTCAGAAAGAATGGCTTTGATTTCCTCATAGATGAAGAGG CCCAGGTGATGGAGCGGGTGAAGCTGGTGTCCCTGCCAACCAGTAAGAACTGGACATTTGGTCCGGGGGACATCGAGGAGCTCATCTTCATGTTGAGTGACAGCCCAGGGGTCATGTGTCGGCCGTCTCGTGTCAGGCAGATGTTCGCCTCCAGGGCCTGCAGGAAGTCG GTGATGATCGGGACTGCTCTGAGCACCAGTGAGATGAAGAAGCTTGTGGTTCATATGGGGGAGATAGAGCAGCCTTGGAACTGTCCACATGGCAGACCCACTATGAGGCACCTTGCAAACTTGAACATCATCTCAGAAGACTGA